The Streptomyces venezuelae genomic interval GGCTATGGCGGCGGAGATGGCGAGGCCGTAGGGGAAGACGGTCTTCCCGATGCTGAACTTCGCCTCGCTGAAGTCGCCGACGGAGCCGGTGGCGAGACCGATGAGCGGGGTGATGAAGGCCTTGCTGAAGCCCGTGACGACGGCCGTGAACGCGGTTCCGACGGCCAGACCGATGGCCATCGAGATGACGTTGCCGCGAAGTATGAAGTCCTTGAATCCGTTCAGCACGGGGTGTTGCTCCTCGGTGTTTCCTTGTGGGGGGTCAGAAAAGGCTGTCCGTGGCGAAGCGGAGGGCGAACTGCGGGTAGCCCGACAGGACGGCTCCGCCTGCGGCGGTCAGCGCGATCGTCAGGGTGACCGGCACGGAGGCCTTGTGGGGGACGGGGGCACCCACCGGCGCGCGGAAGAGCAGTGCCGTCCATCGCAGGTAGTAGTACAGCGCGATCACGACGTTGAGGCCCATCACCACGGCCAGCCAGCCGAGGCCCGCGTCGACGGCCGACGAGAAGACGGTCACCTTGGCGAAGAGGCCGATGATACCCGGGGGCAAACCGGCCAGATTCAGGAGGAAGAACCCCAGCGCGAGGGCGGCGGCGGGGCTGGCCGCGTACAGGCCCCGGTAGTCCGCGATCCGGTTCGCGGGGCGGGTGCGGGCGACGAGGGCGACGACCGCGAAGGCGCCGAGGTTCACGACGGCGTACATCAGGGCGTACGCGACGGTGGCGCCGACCTGGTCGTCGTCGGAGTACGCGGCGGCCGCGATCGGCACCAGGAGGTAGCCGGCCTGGGCGACGGAGGACCAGGCGAGCAGCCGGACCGCGCTCCACGCGCGCGTGGAGACCTGGCGGAGGGCCGCGACGTTGCCCGCGGTCATCGTGAGCGCGGCGAGGACGGCGAGCGCCGGGCCCCAGACGTCCGCGTACGAGGGGAAGGCGACGACCGTCACGAGGATGAGGCCGGTGAAGCCGACGGCCTTGCCGACCACGGAGAGGTAGGCGGCGACGGGCAGCGGGGCTCCGACGTAGGTGTCGGGGACCCAGAAGTGGAAGGGGACGGCGGCCGTCTTGAAGGCGAAGCCGACGAGGGTGAGGGCGACGCCGGCCTGGGCGAGCGTCTCCAGCTGTCCGGGGACCTCGTCGAGGCGCTGGGCGATCTCCGTGAGGTGGAGGGTGCCGGTCGCCGCGTACACGAAGCTGACGCCGAGCAGGGTGACGGCGGTCGCGGTGACGGAGGAGAGGAAGAACTTGAGCGCGGCCTCGCCGGACTTGCGGTCGCCGCGCTTGAGGCCGACGAGCGCGAAGGCGGGCAGCGAGGCCACTTCGAGGGCGACGACGAGCGTCGCGAGGTCGCGGGAGGCGGGCAGCAGGGCGGCGCCGGCGGCCGAGGAGAGCAGCAGGAACCAGAACTCGCCGGCCGGGAGCTTCTCGCGGGTCTCGTCCAGGGAGAGGAGCGCGGTGACCAGCGCGCCGCCGAGGACGAGCAGCTGGACGACGAGGGTGAAGTGGTCCGCGGTGTAGCTGCACGCGGCCGCGTGCCCCTGGGCCTGGGCCTCGGCGGTGAGGCAGAAGGTGGAGCGGTCGCCGGCCCGCAGCGGGACGAGGAGGGCGAGGGCGGCGACGAGGCCGCCGATCGCGGTCCAGCCGAGGATCCGCTTGCGCTCCGGGGGGACGAAGAGGTCGGCGACGAGGACGGCGAGGGCGACCACGGCCGTGAGGGTCGGGGGCGCGATCGTGAGCCAGTCGATGGACTGGACGAGCGACTCGCTCGGCTCGCTGGCGAGCGTCGTCACGGGGGTCATCGGGTGCCTCCGGCGAGGAGCTGCTGGACGGCCGGGTCGGTGAGGCCGAGGAGGACGGCGGGCCAGAGTCCGGCGAGGACGGTGAGGGCGACGAGCGGGGTCCAGGCGGCGAACTCGTACCCCTGGACGTCGGC includes:
- the mscL gene encoding large conductance mechanosensitive channel protein MscL — encoded protein: MLNGFKDFILRGNVISMAIGLAVGTAFTAVVTGFSKAFITPLIGLATGSVGDFSEAKFSIGKTVFPYGLAISAAIAFVITAGVLYFLIVAPLAKVQEKFAKEEAADPKSEKRDCPRCFTEIPAIASRCAHCTSEVEPTAAHLEKIGVPAAR
- a CDS encoding NADH-quinone oxidoreductase subunit N, with the protein product MTPVTTLASEPSESLVQSIDWLTIAPPTLTAVVALAVLVADLFVPPERKRILGWTAIGGLVAALALLVPLRAGDRSTFCLTAEAQAQGHAAACSYTADHFTLVVQLLVLGGALVTALLSLDETREKLPAGEFWFLLLSSAAGAALLPASRDLATLVVALEVASLPAFALVGLKRGDRKSGEAALKFFLSSVTATAVTLLGVSFVYAATGTLHLTEIAQRLDEVPGQLETLAQAGVALTLVGFAFKTAAVPFHFWVPDTYVGAPLPVAAYLSVVGKAVGFTGLILVTVVAFPSYADVWGPALAVLAALTMTAGNVAALRQVSTRAWSAVRLLAWSSVAQAGYLLVPIAAAAYSDDDQVGATVAYALMYAVVNLGAFAVVALVARTRPANRIADYRGLYAASPAAALALGFFLLNLAGLPPGIIGLFAKVTVFSSAVDAGLGWLAVVMGLNVVIALYYYLRWTALLFRAPVGAPVPHKASVPVTLTIALTAAGGAVLSGYPQFALRFATDSLF